A stretch of Lathyrus oleraceus cultivar Zhongwan6 chromosome 6, CAAS_Psat_ZW6_1.0, whole genome shotgun sequence DNA encodes these proteins:
- the LOC127092205 gene encoding fatty acyl-CoA reductase 2, chloroplastic: MGILSISHSSSFLTKLLKVHENNYWRKTTTKNVVVFCHQGGGGGGGNVIKSSNLSSVITERTPLVTSTDHGATTLMDAGSLVLSQNADIVVKDMVPYGGTTSTPLIGLDDGIGIVKFLKGKKFFVTGATGFLAKVLIEKILRTEPDVGKMYLLIKAKNKEAAMERLQNEIIDTELFRCLRQIHGKSYQSFMLSKLVPIVGDICETNLGLDQDLSDVIADEVDVIVNSAANTTFDERYDTAININTRGPCRLMAIAKKCKKLKLFLHVSTAYVNGQRQGRIMERPFSIGDCIAREKLISGVPPKYLPTLDIENEINLVLKNKGNIEDNELAQKMREMGLERARRFGWQDTYVFTKAMGEMMIDKLRDDIPVVVIRPSVIESTLSEPFPGWMEGNRMMDPIVLCYGKGQLTGFLVDPNGVLDVVPADMVVNSTLAAMAKHGTTRKRDINVYQIASSVVNPLFFQDLTSLLYEHYTTSPCIDSKGNPIQVPLMKLFSSSEEFSGHLWRDAIQKSGLTSMASSNGKMSQKLENICRKSVEQAKYLAKIYEPYTFYGGRFDNSNIQRLMEIMSEEEKREFGFDVKGIDWKDYITNIHIPGLRRYVMKGRGMSNQ; this comes from the exons ATGGGAATCTTGTCCATAAGTCATTCCTCAAGTTTTCTCACTAAACTCCTTAAAGTGCATGAAAACAATTATTGgagaaaaacaacaacaaaaaatgttgttgttttCTGTCATCaaggtggtggtggtggtggtggaaatGTTATCAAGTCTTCTAATTTGTCTTCTGTTATAACAGAAAGAACACCATTGGTTACTAGCACAGATCATGGTGCAACAACATTAATGGATGCTGGAAGTTTGGTTTTGTCTCAAAATGCTGATATTGTGGTTAAGGATATGGTTCCTTATGGTGGAACAACTTCAACTCCATTGATTGGACTAGATGATGGAATTGGCATTGTTAAATTTCTAAAAGGGAAGAAGTTTTTTGTTACTGGTGCAACTGGATTTCTAGCAAAAG TTCTTATTGAGAAGATTCTAAGGACAGAACCTGATGTGGGAAAAATGTATCTCTTGATCAAGGCAAAGAATAAGGAAGCTGCAATGGAGAGATTACAGAATGAa ATCATAGACACAGAACTTTTCAGATGCCTTAGACAAATTCATGGAAAATCATACCAATCCTTTATGTTGAGCAAGCTGGTTCCTATTGTAGGAGATATTTGTGAAACTAATCTTGGACTTGATCAAGATTTATCTGATGTTATTGCtgatgaagttgatgttattgTGAATTCTGCAGCTAATACTACTTTTGATGAAAG GTATGATACTGCAATCAACATAAACACTCGAGGGCCATGTCGCCTTATGGCGATCGCGAAAAAGTGCAAGAAGCTTAAGCTCTTTCTTCATGTTTCAACAG CTTATGTGAATGGACAAAGGCAAGGCAGAATAATGGAAAGACCATTTAGCATTGGTGATTGCATTGCAAGGGAGAAACTTATATCTGGTGTTCCACCAAAATACCTTCCTACATTGGACATTGAAAATGAAATAAATCTTGTTCTAAAGAACAAAGGAAACATTGAAGACAATGAACTAGCTCAAAAGATGAGAGAGATGGGTCTAGAGAG AGCTAGAAGATTCGGATGGCAAGATACTTATGTGTTTACGAAGGCGATGGGAGAAATGATGATCGACAAACTGAGGGATGATATTCCGGTCGTTGTAATTAGACCAAGTGTTATTGAGAGCACTTTGAGTGAACCATTTCCTGGATGGATGGAAGGAAATAG GATGATGGATCCAATAGTTCTTTGCTATGGTAAAGGACAGCTAACAGGTTTCTTGGTTGATCCTAATGGAGTCCTTGATGTG GTTCCAGCTGACATGGTTGTTAATTCAACCTTAGCCGCAATGGCAAAACACGGAACAACACGAAAGCGAGATATCAATGTGTACCAAATTGCTTCATCTGTGGTTAACCCTTTATTCTTCCAAGACCTTACAAGCCTTCTCTATGAACATTACACCACCTCACCATGCATTGACTCAAAGGGTAATCCAATTCAAGTTCCACTCATGAAGCTGTTTAGCTCCTCAGAAGAATTCTCTGGTCACCTATGGAGAGATGCTATTCAGAAAAGTGGCCTTACATCTATGGCTTCCTCAAATGGAAAGATGTCTCAAAAACTCGAAAACATCTGTAGAAAATCAGTTGAGCAGGCAAAGTACTTGGCCAAAATTTATGAGCCATACACATTTTATGGTGGAAG GTTTGACAATAGTAATATACAAAGATTGATGGAAATTATGTCTGAAGAAGAAAAGAGAGAGTTTGGCTTTGATGTAAAGGGCATAGATTGGAAAGATTACATCACAAATATCCATATACCAGGTTTAAGGAGATATGTCATGAAGGGAAGAGGAATGAGCAATCAGTGA